One Myotis daubentonii chromosome 3, mMyoDau2.1, whole genome shotgun sequence genomic window carries:
- the MRPS15 gene encoding small ribosomal subunit protein uS15m gives MAPHPTNAVGQPPSPPPGATANPTSPLAPARVIAEPRPCDQPLGPPLLRSRGCTRLVEPEPAWRRPCNPLRTAKATAPPPLGSEATMLRAARRVLSAVRTQAPVLGRPGGGCARLPSDPRVLPSPPCGLLPAARGYAIQRPVRPSQEDDPPPSTLLKDYQDVPGIEKVDDVVKRLLSLEMGNQKEKLKIKKEQLMNKVVANPEDTRSLEARIVALTVKIRNYEEHMQKHRKDKALKRYLMMSIDQRQKMLKNLRKTNYSVFEKTCKDLGIEYIFPPMYYRKAHRRWVTKKALCIRVYQEAQKLKKQKRALKAAAAAQKQRLMNPISSPKAEPEAVKENQ, from the exons ATGGCACCGCACCCCACTAACGCGGTCGGGCAACCACCAAGTCCCCCACCTGGAGCGACCGCTAACCCCACCTCCCCGCTCGCGCCGGCCCGCGTCATCGCCGAGCCCCGCCCCTGCGATCAGCCGCTCGGTCCTCCTCTGCTCCGGTCTCGCGGCTGCACTCGATTGGTCGAGCCTGAGCCAGCATGGCGGCGCCCATGTAACCCGCTCCGCACCGCGAAGGCCACGGCGCCGCCGCCGCTGGGGTCAGAGGCCACCATGCTGAGGGCGGCGCGGAGGGTGCTGAGTGCCGTCCGGACCCAGGCCCCGGTCCTCGGGCGGCCGGGGGGAGGGTGCGCCCGGCTTCCTTCCGACCCCcgggtcctcccctcccctccctgcg GTCTCCTCCCGGCCGCCCGCGGCTATGCCATCCAGAGACCAG TCCGTCCCAGCCAAGAAGATGACCCGCCCCCTTCCACGCTCCTCAAAGATTACCAGGACGTCCCTGGAATTGAGAA GGTTGATGATGTCGTGAAAAGACTCTTGTCTTTGGAAATGGGGAATCAG AAGGAGAAgctaaaaatcaagaaagaacAATTGATGAACAAGGTTGTGGCAAACCCTGAGGACACCAGATCCCTGGAGGCTCGAA TTGTTGCCTTGACTGTCAAGATCCGCAATTATGAAGAACACATGCAGAAACATCGAAAG GACAAAGCTCTCAAGCGCTATCTGATGATGAGCATTGACCAGAGGCAAAAGATGCTCAAAAACCTCCGTAAGACCAACTACAGTGTCTTTGAGAAGACGTGCAAGGACCTGGGGATTGAGTACATCTTCCCCCCTATGTACTACCGAAAAGCCCACCGCCGCTGGGTGACCAAGAAGGCTTTGTGCATTCGG GTTTACCAGGAGGCTCAAAAGCTAAAGAAGCAAAAAAGGGCcttaaaagcagcagcagcagcccagaaACAACGCCTGATGAACCCAATAAGCTCTCCCAAAGCTGAACCAGAGGCAGTCAAGGAAAACCAATAA